The DNA segment ACTGAAAGAGAAAAGAACCTGAAAAGGTGATCCCCTTCAAAACGTCAGCTCTTAAAACCACAGTTGAGTTGCAAATGTGGTTATGAACAAGAAATGACAAATACTTTATATGATACTTGCAGCTTTTGTTTTGATATATAAAATCATGTAGTTCGCTTGTTTTGGCTTCAGAGTCATCTGAAAACGGGGTGACACTGGAATGGCAGAGTATAATAGTAGAATCCTTTTCGAGAATATCTATCTGCCCGGATAATTTATTCGGAAGCCAGACATCATCTGCATCAAGAAAGGCGATATATTTTCCCGTGGCTTTCTTTACACCCAATTGCCTAGATTTACTGACTCCAAGATTCTTGTTGTCTTCGTGGCAATAAAGGAAAATATTCTTGTTTTCAGCAATGCATTCTTCAATGATCTGCTTTGTTTTGTCCACAGAACCGTCATCCACAATGATAAGCTCAACTGGGCTGTAGGACTGGTTCAGAACACTTTCAATGGTGTCCTTAATGAAGAGCTCTGAGTTGTAGCAAGGAATAATGACAGAAACAAGAGGATTAGTGTGCAAGATAATTCTCGGCTAAAATAGGATTAAATCGTTTTTCGATGGAGGGCACTGTTGAACGGTTAACAGAAAAAATCTGGTAACCCTGGTCCTCAAGATGTGCCAGATTATTTTCAAAATCGTTGCCAAAATAAATATCAGTATAGGTTCCGTTATCAATCATTTTTTTATGTTCGTTTGTAAAGCCGGGTTCGAATAACCGGGTGCTTTTTGAGTAAGTCCCATAGGAAAATGCGTCACTGTAACTCCATTGGTAGTTAGCGGTAACAGAACCTTTGACCGCCGGTGATCCAATTCCATCAAAGCCAACCAGAATAATTGTTTTGGAGAAAAGCAAGGACAAAGGTAAGAGAATGGTATTTAAAGTGTTTCCGATATCGGTGAGTTCGAAATGGTCTCTGAGGGCTGTCAGAGATTTGTTGTTGTATCTGGGTACAGGAATTAATTGGCTGTGCAGTGAGGCAGGGATATTAAAGTGCAGAATCTGGTGAAAATTAAGTGGATAAACAAAAAACAAATGATTGTTAGATGAAAGTCTTTCTGATAAATCGTTCAAAAACAATTTCGCCAGAGTGGATGGTCCAAAGTATACGGCGGCATCTGATGCTACGATAAAGTTGAGTTCACATGCTGAAATGGCAGCAGAATTCTTTATAAATGCATTGCTTGCAATGGTTACAGAGTTCTTCGTTTTAGATAAATCAAACAATTGAAGTGATGGTCCGTTCCCAAAAATGAAAACAGGAGAACCACCAGACTTGCCTGCAAGTTCCTTCTGAATCTGATTCAATCTGGATTTGGATTCGTGGATAATCTTTTCCTGGCTGAATACGGTTGTTGAAAAAATACTGAATCCAATGTCACATAACACCCAGGCGCCAAAAGGAGACAATTCCGGATTTAAACGGAACACACGATTACGGAAAAACCTTGAATATCCGTATGTTTTGGTATAATTGGTGGTTCTCAGATCAATAACAATCGGGAAAAGTAGCCAATCGGTAATCAGAAATTGGCGCCGGATGATCAATCTGGAAAACACAGGGATATAACTGACGAGTCGCTGTATTTCAAGACTGGTATTGGTATCTGATTCAATGAGAAGAAGAATATTCATTGGTAAATCAGGTAAGTCGTTCGAATGATTCAGGCAGGATCAGGGTATTTGGCTTCCATTCCTGTAATTTTCCTGAATTTCGGTTTTCCTGGAATTGTTCCAGAAATCTCTCTGGGTTTTTATAATCCAATTCGAGCAGGTCAGCATAGCTGTATTTCCACCACTCCGAAGCAAGAAGCGATTTTATCAGTTCCTGGTCGAACCGGTATTTTTTTACTGTGGCCGGTATGCCTGCCACAATAGCATAGGGGGGAACATTTCTGGTAACAATGCTGCCCGATGCGATGACGGCTCCTGTCCCGATATGGATTCCCATTCCCAGGGTTACATTTTCACCAATCCATACATCATGGTCAATAACCGGATATTGTTTTCCCGTTTTCGGGTCAAATTCATGTCTTCGAATGGTGGTTTCTGCCAACTGCCGGTCGATCAGATGATGAATCGTGGTAAGATGCGGAGTGTTTTCTGGTTTAAAAAAGGCAACAGATGAGGATAGCCAATCGGTTGGATGAGAAAAATCAAGGAAACGAAGACCCTTTGCCACAGAACTGTAGCGACCAACAATGAATCCTTCCGGCAAAGCAGAATGAGAATAGGAACAGGCACCCATCTGACATAAAAAACCAGACTTTTGCCACGGAGAGGGATTGTAAGGTCCACCATAAAAAGCACATGGTCCTTCGATTACAATTCTGGAATTGATCTCGTAATCGTCACCAGGTTTAATCCAGCCAATTGACCGGTCAAAATCACCAATCGTGTACTGATGGGCAACTCCGGTTTCTTCAAGCAGGTTTAAAATGGCAGGAGTAATCTTTATAACCATCTGGTTTACAGTGTGATTCGTTTCTGAATAATTGCCTGATAAAGAACCTGACAGGTTTCGAACTCTGTCGGCGTATCAATATCCTGACTTTCAATCGGACCAATTTCATAAAAGATGGGTTTATTCCCGATCTGGTATTGATTGTCCATCATCATACTCTTTGGTGAAATAAAAAAGGCAAGATTCATGTGGAAAATGGGACGGATTCCCTGTGAATAGGAATGCCAGACTCCCCATTGATGATTAATTGGAATATAATCAGCGTTCAGGTAAAAGTGTTTCAAACGTGTCACTGTTAATAATGAATCCTTTTCAGGCTCAGCTAAGAGGCGTGCATAAGCAGATTTGAAATCAGAAAACAAAGGTGAGGTTGGCATTAACCATCCAATCAATGTGTCCTGACTGACCGGGACCTGATTCAGAATACCACGCAAAACAGTTCCCCATGGTGTCTCATCGACGCATAAAGAAAAGTCACGAAGTAGAAATTTAACGCCCAGTCGCTCAGAAATATGCCGGGCTTCATCAGAATCACTGGAAACATAGATTTCTGAAAAAATACCAGAATCCAATGCCTGTCTGATTTTTATTTCCAGCAAAGACTGGCTTTCATAAAATGGTTTGAAATTCTTATTAGGAACCCGACTTGAGTTTGATTTTGCAGGTATGACTGCAACCAGATTATGATTCATGGTAATTGGGTTAAAACTAATTTAGAAAAAGACAAGTAAAATTAAAAAAGCAATGTAATATTGCATAAATAATACGGTCAATTATATTTCCAATTCACGTATGCAGATATTTTCAATATTGCTAATTCATTTGGTGCATTCGAGATAAAGAGATTCATTTTCCCTGTGTTTTGTGTCACATTTGAAATTTAAGTCCTGACTCTCGTTAAAACCGGATTTAACAATATTAACGAATCCAATTTCCTCAAGTAATAACTTCAATGTATTAAAATCGTAACAATACAAATGCCCATGATATCGGAATACAGAATTGACATGCATCATAGGGGTTTTTAATGTTAAATCATTTTCATATGGGAATTCAACAAATTCACCGTTCATCCTTTTATAATATGTTTCAATATATTTTTGTCCATCAGGCAAAACAATGCGTGCAACTCCCCCAGCTTTTAGTACCCTATAAAACTCACTTAAAACAAATTGAATTCGATCAAAAGGAAGGTGTTCAAGACAGTGCTCGGAGTAAATTCCAATAAATTGTTCATTGCTAAACGGTAATCCACGAAGAATGTCCCAACAGTAATCAACACCAGGTCTCCATTGCCAATCAAGATTTACAAATTGTGGATAAATATTAGCTCCACAACCAACGTTAAGGTATTTACGATTATCACTCTGATTTAATTGTAGCTTTGAATTTCTTCTTAAAAGTGAAATAAAAAACTGGACCTTATTGTATTCATATATAGGTTTAGAGAAAAGACTTTTAATCTGCATATTTAACTTCCTATATGTATGGTTTTAGTATTTGTGGTGCTCACTGGATTGAATGGTTTTGATTTCACTGCCTACAATCAGCTCGGCTTCGCGAACATGATCCACATATTCTGTAAAGG comes from the Bacteroidota bacterium genome and includes:
- a CDS encoding capsular biosynthesis protein, with translation MNHNLVAVIPAKSNSSRVPNKNFKPFYESQSLLEIKIRQALDSGIFSEIYVSSDSDEARHISERLGVKFLLRDFSLCVDETPWGTVLRGILNQVPVSQDTLIGWLMPTSPLFSDFKSAYARLLAEPEKDSLLTVTRLKHFYLNADYIPINHQWGVWHSYSQGIRPIFHMNLAFFISPKSMMMDNQYQIGNKPIFYEIGPIESQDIDTPTEFETCQVLYQAIIQKRITL
- a CDS encoding methyltransferase domain-containing protein, encoding MQIKSLFSKPIYEYNKVQFFISLLRRNSKLQLNQSDNRKYLNVGCGANIYPQFVNLDWQWRPGVDYCWDILRGLPFSNEQFIGIYSEHCLEHLPFDRIQFVLSEFYRVLKAGGVARIVLPDGQKYIETYYKRMNGEFVEFPYENDLTLKTPMMHVNSVFRYHGHLYCYDFNTLKLLLEEIGFVNIVKSGFNESQDLNFKCDTKHRENESLYLECTK
- a CDS encoding CatB-related O-acetyltransferase, which produces MVIKITPAILNLLEETGVAHQYTIGDFDRSIGWIKPGDDYEINSRIVIEGPCAFYGGPYNPSPWQKSGFLCQMGACSYSHSALPEGFIVGRYSSVAKGLRFLDFSHPTDWLSSSVAFFKPENTPHLTTIHHLIDRQLAETTIRRHEFDPKTGKQYPVIDHDVWIGENVTLGMGIHIGTGAVIASGSIVTRNVPPYAIVAGIPATVKKYRFDQELIKSLLASEWWKYSYADLLELDYKNPERFLEQFQENRNSGKLQEWKPNTLILPESFERLT
- a CDS encoding glycosyltransferase, which produces MHTNPLVSVIIPCYNSELFIKDTIESVLNQSYSPVELIIVDDGSVDKTKQIIEECIAENKNIFLYCHEDNKNLGVSKSRQLGVKKATGKYIAFLDADDVWLPNKLSGQIDILEKDSTIILCHSSVTPFSDDSEAKTSELHDFIYQNKSCKYHIKYLSFLVHNHICNSTVVLRADVLKGITFSGSFLFQFEDWLLWLLIGKKGYFYYQNDPLIRYRYHESSSTMGILKSPNQLKHNYSRIELYISFLKFSRQPLYVPYVLFLLAKEILRIYRKY